The following proteins are co-located in the Burkholderia sp. HI2500 genome:
- a CDS encoding homocysteine S-methyltransferase family protein, with amino-acid sequence MSATPLAASVPLDASYTRGAALPALLKSRILILDGAMGTMIQRYKLDEAAYRGERFKDFPRDIKGNNELLSITQPQIIREIHDQYFAAGADIVETNTFGATTVAQSDYEMEDLVVEMNIESAKLAREAAEKYATPDKPRFVAGAIGPTPKTASISPDVNDPGARNVTFDELRASYYQQAKALLDGGVDLFLVETIFDTLNAKAALFALDELFEDTGERLPIMISGTVTDASGRILSGQTVEAFWNSLRHAKPLTFGLNCALGAALMRPYIAELAKLCDTYVSCYPNAGLPNPMAETGFDETPDVTSGLLKEFAQAGLVNLAGGCCGTTPEHIAEIAKALADVKPRRWPNQYSDNA; translated from the coding sequence ATGTCTGCGACTCCTCTCGCCGCTTCCGTCCCGCTCGACGCGTCCTATACGCGCGGCGCCGCTCTGCCTGCGCTGCTCAAATCGCGCATCCTGATCCTCGACGGCGCGATGGGCACGATGATCCAGCGCTACAAGCTCGACGAAGCCGCGTATCGCGGCGAGCGCTTCAAGGATTTCCCGCGCGACATCAAGGGCAACAACGAGCTGCTGTCGATCACGCAGCCGCAGATCATCCGCGAGATCCACGACCAGTACTTCGCGGCCGGCGCCGACATCGTCGAGACCAACACGTTCGGCGCGACGACCGTCGCGCAGTCCGACTACGAGATGGAAGATCTCGTCGTCGAGATGAACATCGAATCGGCGAAGCTCGCGCGCGAAGCGGCCGAGAAATACGCGACGCCGGACAAGCCGCGCTTCGTCGCGGGCGCGATCGGGCCGACGCCGAAGACGGCCAGCATCTCGCCGGACGTCAACGACCCGGGCGCACGCAACGTCACGTTCGACGAGCTGCGCGCATCGTACTACCAGCAGGCGAAGGCGCTGCTCGACGGCGGCGTCGACCTGTTCCTCGTCGAGACGATCTTCGACACGCTGAACGCGAAGGCCGCGCTGTTCGCGCTCGACGAGCTGTTCGAGGACACCGGCGAGCGCCTGCCGATCATGATCTCGGGCACCGTCACCGATGCGTCGGGCCGGATCCTGTCGGGCCAGACGGTCGAGGCATTCTGGAATTCGCTGCGCCATGCGAAGCCGCTCACGTTCGGCCTGAACTGCGCGCTCGGCGCGGCGCTGATGCGCCCGTACATCGCCGAGCTCGCGAAGCTGTGCGACACGTACGTGTCGTGCTATCCGAACGCGGGCCTGCCGAACCCGATGGCCGAGACGGGCTTCGACGAGACGCCGGACGTCACGTCGGGCCTCCTGAAGGAATTCGCGCAAGCCGGGCTCGTGAACCTCGCGGGCGGCTGCTGCGGCACGACGCCCGAACACATCGCCGAGATCGCGAAGGCGCTCGCCGACGTGAAGCCGCGCCGCTGGCCGAACCAGTACAGCGACAACGCCTGA
- the rfaE2 gene encoding D-glycero-beta-D-manno-heptose 1-phosphate adenylyltransferase, whose protein sequence is MSATFERKLITRDALVALRASLPSPVVFTNGVFDILHRGHVTYLADAKALGACLIVGVNSDASVRMLGKGDDRPINRQEDRAALLAALESVDWVVTFEEKTPVSLIEAVRPDILVKGGDYDMDALPESALVRGWGGRALAIPFEHDRSTTALLKKVRAQQS, encoded by the coding sequence ATGTCCGCCACCTTCGAACGCAAGCTGATCACCCGTGATGCCCTCGTCGCCCTGCGCGCGTCGCTGCCGTCGCCCGTCGTGTTCACCAACGGCGTATTCGACATCCTGCATCGCGGCCACGTCACCTATCTTGCCGACGCGAAGGCGCTCGGCGCATGCCTGATCGTCGGCGTGAACAGCGATGCATCGGTACGCATGCTCGGCAAGGGCGACGACCGGCCGATCAATCGCCAGGAAGACCGCGCGGCGCTGCTCGCGGCGCTGGAAAGCGTCGACTGGGTCGTGACGTTCGAGGAAAAGACGCCGGTGTCGCTGATCGAGGCGGTCCGGCCGGACATCCTCGTGAAGGGCGGCGACTACGACATGGATGCGTTGCCGGAATCGGCGCTGGTGCGTGGCTGGGGTGGCCGGGCGTTGGCGATTCCGTTCGAGCACGATCGCTCGACCACCGCGTTGCTGAAGAAGGTGCGCGCCCAGCAGTCCTGA
- a CDS encoding diiron oxygenase — protein MNTMLYPELYRSLEAVRWDMEKDIPWDKFDASLLTDEQAKTIKMNAITEWSALPATEMFLRDNQHDSDFSAFMSVWFFEEQKHSLVLMEYLRRFKPEMVPTEEELHAVRFQFDPAPPLETLMLHFCGEIRLNHWYRCAADWHTEPVIKQIYETISRDEARHGGAYLRYMKKALNNCGDVARAAFAKIGVLMASARRTEKPLHPTNLHVNQALFPRDTVQSRLPDPEWLERWLDEQIRFDGEWEKKVVERILHNLSILFERTFATAQELNRYRKEVTGRLQAESGPSSAAQPA, from the coding sequence ATGAACACGATGCTTTATCCGGAACTTTACCGATCGCTCGAAGCCGTCCGCTGGGACATGGAGAAGGACATTCCGTGGGACAAGTTCGACGCGTCGCTGCTCACCGACGAGCAGGCGAAGACGATCAAGATGAACGCGATCACCGAATGGTCGGCGCTGCCCGCGACGGAAATGTTCCTGCGCGACAACCAGCACGACAGCGACTTTTCCGCGTTCATGAGCGTGTGGTTCTTCGAAGAGCAGAAGCATTCGCTCGTGCTGATGGAATACCTGCGCCGCTTCAAGCCGGAAATGGTGCCGACCGAAGAGGAACTGCACGCGGTGCGCTTCCAGTTCGACCCGGCGCCGCCGCTCGAGACGCTGATGCTGCACTTCTGCGGCGAGATCCGCCTGAACCACTGGTATCGTTGCGCGGCCGACTGGCACACCGAGCCGGTCATCAAGCAGATCTACGAAACGATCTCGCGCGATGAAGCGCGCCACGGCGGCGCGTACCTGCGCTACATGAAGAAGGCGCTGAACAACTGCGGCGACGTCGCGCGTGCCGCATTCGCGAAGATCGGCGTGCTGATGGCGTCGGCGCGTCGCACCGAGAAGCCGCTGCACCCGACCAACCTGCACGTGAACCAGGCGCTGTTCCCGCGCGACACCGTGCAGTCGCGCCTGCCCGATCCGGAATGGCTCGAGCGCTGGCTCGACGAGCAGATCCGCTTCGACGGCGAGTGGGAAAAGAAAGTGGTCGAGCGGATCCTGCACAACCTGTCGATCCTGTTCGAGCGCACGTTCGCGACCGCGCAGGAGCTGAACCGCTATCGCAAGGAAGTTACCGGCCGCCTGCAGGCCGAAAGCGGCCCGTCGTCGGCCGCGCAGCCGGCCTGA
- a CDS encoding BTH_I0359 family protein has product MQMIYNSPNYCVVEFAPQAGHHLMNAGGYEIVDKNAQREIFIDGELAERFRAHVKQLIEDEPSLDEVDEFLGQFDSLMMMPVVLH; this is encoded by the coding sequence ATGCAAATGATCTACAACAGCCCCAACTACTGCGTCGTCGAATTCGCGCCGCAGGCCGGTCACCACCTGATGAATGCCGGCGGATATGAAATCGTCGACAAGAACGCGCAGCGCGAAATCTTCATCGACGGCGAACTTGCCGAACGATTCCGCGCGCACGTGAAGCAGTTGATCGAGGATGAGCCGTCGCTCGATGAAGTCGACGAATTCCTCGGACAATTCGACAGCCTGATGATGATGCCCGTCGTGCTGCACTGA
- a CDS encoding enoyl-CoA hydratase/isomerase family protein codes for MADLAAYGGYEALKVTRRDHGVLDIVMSGEGANRSGLATANARMHRELADIWRDVDRDPDTRVAVIRGEGKGFSAGGDLALVEDMANDFDVRARVWREARDLVYNVINCSKPIVSAMHGPAVGAGLVAGLLADISIAAKDARIIDGHTRLGVAAGDHAAIVWPLLCGMAKAKYYLMLCEPVSGEEAERIGLVSLAVEPADLLPKAYEAAERLAHGSQSAIRWTKYALNNWLRTAGPTFDTSLALEFMGFSGPDVQEGIRSLRERRPPEFPGDAPF; via the coding sequence ATGGCCGATCTCGCCGCGTACGGCGGTTACGAAGCACTGAAGGTGACGCGCCGCGACCATGGCGTGCTCGACATCGTGATGAGCGGCGAGGGCGCGAACCGCAGCGGCCTCGCGACCGCGAACGCACGCATGCATCGCGAGCTCGCCGACATCTGGCGCGACGTCGACCGCGATCCCGACACGCGCGTCGCGGTGATCCGCGGCGAAGGCAAGGGCTTCTCGGCGGGCGGCGACCTCGCGCTCGTCGAGGACATGGCGAACGACTTCGACGTGCGCGCCCGCGTGTGGCGCGAGGCGCGCGACCTCGTCTATAACGTGATCAACTGCAGCAAGCCGATCGTGTCGGCGATGCATGGCCCGGCCGTCGGCGCGGGGCTCGTCGCCGGGCTGCTCGCCGACATCTCGATCGCCGCGAAGGATGCGCGCATCATCGACGGCCACACGCGGCTCGGCGTCGCGGCCGGCGACCATGCGGCGATCGTGTGGCCGCTGCTGTGCGGGATGGCGAAGGCGAAGTACTACCTGATGCTGTGCGAGCCGGTGAGCGGCGAGGAGGCCGAGCGGATCGGGCTGGTCTCGCTCGCGGTCGAGCCGGCCGACCTGCTGCCGAAGGCCTACGAAGCGGCCGAGCGGCTCGCGCACGGTTCGCAGTCGGCGATCCGCTGGACCAAGTACGCATTGAACAACTGGCTGCGCACGGCCGGGCCGACCTTCGACACGTCGCTGGCGCTCGAATTCATGGGTTTTTCGGGGCCCGACGTGCAGGAAGGCATTCGCTCGCTGCGCGAGCGGCGCCCGCCCGAGTTTCCCGGCGACGCGCCGTTCTGA
- a CDS encoding fumarylacetoacetate hydrolase family protein produces MKLASLKDGTRDGQLIVVSRDLHTAAIADAIAPTLQRVLDDWAFYAPQLRDLYDALNHGRARNAFAFDPANCMAPLPRAFQWADGSAYVNHVELVRRARGAEMPPEFWTDPLMYQGGSDDFLGARDDVVCPSEEWGIDFEAEVAVITGDVRMSATPDEALKAVRLVTLVNDVSLRNLIPAELAKGFGFFQSKPATAFAPVAVTPDELGDEWREGRVHRPMIVHWNGKKVGQPDAGTDMVFHFGQLIAHAAKTRNLRAGSIVGSGTVSNKDAKRGYCCIAEKRCLETIEHGAPQTEFMRYGDTVRIEMFDTAGKSIFGAIEQSVAPPDGAA; encoded by the coding sequence ATGAAACTTGCTTCGCTGAAGGACGGCACGCGCGACGGCCAGCTGATCGTCGTGTCGCGCGACCTGCACACCGCGGCGATCGCCGACGCGATCGCGCCAACGCTGCAGCGCGTCCTCGACGACTGGGCGTTCTACGCGCCGCAGCTGCGCGACCTGTACGACGCACTGAACCACGGCCGCGCGCGCAATGCGTTCGCGTTCGATCCGGCCAACTGCATGGCGCCGCTGCCGCGCGCGTTCCAGTGGGCCGACGGCTCCGCGTACGTGAACCACGTCGAGCTCGTGCGCCGCGCGCGCGGCGCGGAGATGCCGCCTGAATTCTGGACCGACCCGCTGATGTACCAGGGCGGCAGCGACGATTTTCTCGGGGCCCGCGACGACGTCGTGTGCCCGTCCGAGGAATGGGGCATCGATTTCGAGGCGGAAGTCGCGGTGATCACCGGCGACGTGCGGATGAGCGCGACGCCCGACGAAGCGCTGAAGGCCGTGCGGCTCGTCACGCTGGTGAACGACGTGTCGCTGCGCAACCTGATTCCGGCCGAGCTCGCGAAGGGCTTCGGCTTCTTCCAGAGCAAGCCGGCCACCGCGTTCGCGCCGGTCGCCGTGACGCCCGACGAGCTCGGCGACGAATGGCGCGAAGGCCGCGTGCACCGGCCGATGATCGTCCACTGGAACGGCAAGAAGGTCGGCCAGCCCGATGCCGGCACCGACATGGTGTTCCACTTCGGCCAGCTGATTGCGCACGCGGCGAAGACGCGCAACCTGCGCGCCGGCTCGATCGTCGGCTCGGGCACGGTGTCGAACAAGGACGCGAAGCGCGGCTACTGCTGCATCGCCGAGAAGCGCTGTCTCGAGACGATCGAGCACGGCGCGCCGCAGACGGAATTCATGCGCTACGGCGACACCGTGCGCATCGAGATGTTCGACACGGCCGGCAAGTCGATCTTCGGCGCGATCGAGCAGTCGGTTGCGCCGCCCGACGGCGCGGCGTAA
- a CDS encoding patatin-like phospholipase family protein translates to MRLALVLMGGGARAAYQVGVLKALAEIAREADPLRHTLPFAVVCGSSAGAINATSIASHADDFSHGVRRLLEFWEPLRADYVYRTDWLGIAGAGARWLATMTFGWAARRSPRGLLDNAPLAHLLQRELSFHRIEQMLEARLLHALAVTALSYSSGRHLTFYQAAQPIQAWRRAQRTARLVDLSASHLLASSAIPFVFPAVPLVLDGQIEYFGDGSIRQIAPLSPAIHFGADRIVVIGAADPRPEIPAANGAGLVRGYPTPAQIGQQVLASVFLDSIGSDIERIEHINRMIEHLPHQVEMDSGWRHVDVLAIAPSERIELIAAKHLKQMPATMRGLLGAIGGSQPAGASFASYLLFEEAFARELIELGYRDGRAQRDTLAGWIARADGGSAPAAGMPPEDGLATGEIRV, encoded by the coding sequence ATGCGGCTCGCGCTCGTTCTGATGGGAGGCGGCGCACGTGCCGCCTATCAGGTCGGCGTGCTGAAAGCGCTGGCCGAGATCGCGCGCGAGGCCGATCCGCTGCGGCACACGCTGCCGTTCGCGGTCGTGTGCGGCTCGTCGGCCGGCGCGATCAACGCGACGTCGATCGCGAGCCACGCGGACGATTTTTCCCACGGCGTGCGGCGCCTGCTCGAATTCTGGGAGCCGCTGCGCGCCGACTACGTGTATCGCACCGACTGGCTCGGCATCGCGGGCGCCGGCGCACGCTGGCTGGCGACGATGACCTTCGGCTGGGCGGCCCGCCGTTCGCCGCGCGGGTTGCTCGACAACGCGCCGCTCGCGCACCTGCTGCAGCGCGAGCTGAGTTTCCACCGGATCGAGCAGATGCTCGAGGCGCGCCTGCTGCATGCGCTCGCGGTGACGGCGCTCAGCTATTCGAGCGGGCGGCACCTCACGTTCTACCAGGCCGCCCAGCCGATCCAGGCGTGGCGGCGCGCGCAGCGCACCGCGCGGCTGGTCGACCTGTCGGCGTCGCACCTGCTCGCGTCGTCGGCGATTCCGTTCGTGTTCCCGGCCGTGCCGCTCGTGCTCGACGGGCAGATCGAATACTTCGGCGACGGCTCGATCCGGCAGATCGCGCCGCTGTCGCCGGCGATCCACTTCGGCGCGGACCGGATCGTCGTGATCGGCGCGGCCGACCCGCGGCCCGAGATTCCGGCCGCGAACGGCGCAGGGCTGGTACGCGGCTACCCGACGCCCGCGCAGATCGGCCAGCAGGTGCTCGCGAGCGTGTTCCTCGACTCGATCGGCTCGGACATCGAGCGTATCGAGCACATCAACCGGATGATCGAGCACCTGCCGCACCAGGTCGAGATGGACAGCGGCTGGCGGCACGTCGACGTGCTCGCGATCGCGCCGTCCGAGCGCATCGAGCTGATCGCCGCGAAGCACCTGAAGCAGATGCCGGCGACGATGCGCGGGCTGCTCGGCGCGATCGGCGGCAGCCAGCCGGCCGGCGCGTCGTTTGCGAGCTACCTGCTGTTCGAGGAGGCGTTTGCGCGCGAACTGATCGAGCTCGGCTACCGCGACGGGCGTGCGCAGCGCGACACGCTGGCCGGCTGGATCGCGCGAGCGGACGGCGGCAGCGCGCCGGCCGCCGGCATGCCGCCGGAAGACGGCCTCGCGACCGGAGAAATACGGGTCTAA
- a CDS encoding PhaM family polyhydroxyalkanoate granule multifunctional regulatory protein, protein MTTDASGSNPFAGFAGFKPADMMDRMWDMMRMSPFGGMTSFPGATQGLPPSLSSMSDMMAPLTSVEELDKRITDLRAVEQWLKLNLGMLQSAIQALEVQRATLATLRAFGAFAQSSMSAAEEAAVAAAHAAKHASGASSDTPPAPDADASAAASGDAAQQAFDPSGWWSLLQSQFNQLASLAMAQPGMQPAAPGDAPPDAAAAPEPAAKPAPAAAAPRKPAAKRAKSAGAAGSAAARAAAASSPETRPPKRST, encoded by the coding sequence ATGACGACCGATGCCTCCGGCTCCAACCCTTTCGCCGGCTTTGCCGGCTTCAAGCCCGCCGACATGATGGACCGGATGTGGGACATGATGCGGATGTCGCCGTTCGGCGGGATGACGTCGTTCCCGGGCGCCACGCAAGGACTGCCGCCGTCGCTGTCGAGCATGTCCGACATGATGGCGCCGCTCACGAGCGTCGAGGAGCTCGACAAGCGGATCACCGATCTGCGCGCGGTCGAGCAGTGGCTGAAGCTCAATCTCGGGATGCTGCAGTCCGCGATCCAGGCGCTCGAGGTGCAGCGCGCGACGCTCGCGACGCTGCGTGCATTCGGCGCGTTCGCGCAGAGCTCGATGTCGGCGGCCGAGGAAGCGGCCGTCGCAGCCGCGCATGCGGCGAAACACGCGTCGGGGGCGTCGAGCGATACACCGCCGGCACCGGATGCCGACGCGTCGGCGGCAGCGTCGGGCGACGCCGCGCAGCAAGCCTTCGACCCGTCGGGCTGGTGGAGCCTGCTGCAGTCGCAGTTCAACCAGCTCGCGAGCCTTGCGATGGCGCAGCCGGGCATGCAGCCCGCCGCGCCGGGCGATGCGCCGCCGGACGCGGCCGCTGCGCCGGAGCCGGCCGCGAAGCCGGCACCGGCCGCCGCCGCGCCGCGCAAGCCTGCCGCGAAGCGCGCGAAATCAGCCGGTGCGGCCGGTTCGGCCGCGGCGCGCGCGGCCGCCGCATCGTCGCCCGAAACCCGTCCGCCGAAGCGCTCGACGTGA
- a CDS encoding IclR family transcriptional regulator has translation MPASPLPDDDLADSDTDDAASGEHGEKVRSGIQSIEVGFRLLDVLTSEPRAMMLRDLAQRAGMSPAKAHRYLVSFSRLGVVSQDPVSGRYELGGFALQMGLARLARVDGVKLARIALTEFRDRLDQTVGIAVWGNQGPTIVHWMESSHPAKASLKLGDVMPLLGSATGLLFAAYLPRSKTAAMLERELADTRRSPHHGGPRTLDEVDAVLADVRRHEAARVEGMLLPTIHAFCMPVFDAVGELALAIVALGQEGSFDIAWGGEIDTALRTCAQKLSYELGYSPDARDA, from the coding sequence ATGCCCGCCAGCCCGCTTCCCGACGACGATCTCGCCGACTCCGACACCGACGACGCCGCTTCCGGCGAACACGGCGAGAAGGTCCGTTCCGGCATCCAGTCGATCGAGGTCGGCTTCCGCCTGCTCGACGTGCTGACGAGCGAGCCGCGCGCGATGATGCTGCGCGACCTCGCGCAGCGCGCGGGCATGAGTCCTGCGAAGGCGCACCGCTACCTGGTCAGCTTCTCGCGGCTCGGCGTGGTGTCGCAGGATCCCGTCTCCGGCCGCTACGAGCTCGGCGGCTTCGCGCTGCAGATGGGGCTCGCGCGGCTCGCACGCGTCGACGGCGTGAAGCTCGCACGGATCGCGCTGACCGAATTCCGCGACCGGCTCGACCAGACGGTCGGCATCGCCGTGTGGGGCAACCAGGGGCCGACGATCGTGCACTGGATGGAATCGAGCCACCCGGCGAAGGCGTCGCTGAAGCTCGGCGACGTGATGCCGCTGCTCGGCTCCGCGACGGGGCTGCTGTTCGCCGCGTACCTGCCGCGCAGCAAGACCGCCGCGATGCTCGAGCGCGAACTCGCCGATACGCGCCGCTCGCCGCACCACGGCGGCCCGCGCACGCTCGACGAGGTCGACGCGGTGCTCGCCGACGTGCGCCGGCACGAGGCCGCGCGCGTCGAGGGGATGCTGCTGCCGACGATCCATGCGTTCTGCATGCCCGTGTTCGATGCGGTCGGCGAACTCGCGCTCGCGATCGTCGCGCTCGGCCAGGAAGGCTCGTTCGACATTGCATGGGGCGGCGAGATCGACACCGCGCTGCGCACCTGCGCGCAGAAACTGTCTTACGAACTCGGCTATAGTCCCGACGCGCGCGACGCCTGA
- a CDS encoding DUF3108 domain-containing protein, whose product MPMQPADTRPSHALPRHWLRVGIALVIVLVLHALAAFWLMRNRDAFTPPAPAEVPIQIELLKPQPIERQPAPPAPKPVEQPAAPAPAPPKAAAPKPAPEPVLTSTQTAEHGEPPAAASAASGAPAASGAHAASAASAASAASTATPGPATNGVKFNAPPSGDLQYDTFYNGMQNMIGTIHWRTDGHTYDLSVSMPVPFVGPFTYRSEGRIDAFGVAPERYVEKRGKRPEDIAIFNREIRQVVFTRTPNNAPLPDGVQDRFSMLMQLSGLVRGNPSAYKPGVTQQFFVIDNNSGETWPIAVIGDEQVQTQAGIIGARHFMRLPRRDGDTRRIDMWLAPSLGWLPARLVQTEPNGAQIELLWHGRLAAPGVPSDEAPAGGATHAPAGAPTPDASTAPAAEPAQPAPPATVQPPAQPAAPPAPSPVTSPVTSPVTSPVTSPVRQ is encoded by the coding sequence ATGCCCATGCAGCCTGCCGACACCCGCCCGAGTCACGCGTTGCCCCGCCACTGGCTGCGCGTGGGCATTGCGCTCGTCATCGTGCTGGTGCTGCACGCGCTCGCCGCGTTCTGGCTGATGCGCAACCGCGACGCGTTCACGCCGCCCGCGCCCGCCGAAGTCCCCATTCAGATCGAGCTGCTGAAACCGCAACCGATCGAGCGCCAACCCGCGCCGCCTGCGCCGAAGCCGGTCGAGCAGCCGGCCGCACCTGCGCCGGCGCCCCCGAAGGCCGCCGCACCGAAACCCGCGCCTGAGCCGGTCCTCACGTCGACGCAAACGGCCGAGCACGGCGAGCCGCCGGCCGCCGCGTCCGCCGCGAGTGGTGCGCCTGCCGCATCGGGCGCGCATGCTGCGTCGGCTGCCAGCGCCGCCAGCGCCGCCAGCACCGCGACTCCGGGCCCCGCGACGAACGGCGTGAAGTTCAACGCGCCGCCGTCCGGCGACCTGCAGTACGACACGTTCTACAACGGCATGCAGAACATGATCGGCACGATCCACTGGCGCACCGACGGGCACACCTACGACCTGTCCGTGTCGATGCCCGTGCCGTTCGTCGGCCCGTTCACCTATCGCAGCGAAGGCCGCATCGACGCGTTCGGCGTCGCGCCCGAGCGCTACGTCGAGAAGCGCGGCAAGCGGCCGGAGGACATCGCGATCTTCAACCGCGAGATCCGGCAGGTCGTGTTCACGCGCACGCCGAACAACGCGCCGCTGCCCGACGGCGTGCAGGACCGCTTCAGCATGCTGATGCAGCTGTCTGGGCTCGTGCGCGGCAATCCGTCCGCGTACAAGCCGGGCGTCACGCAGCAGTTCTTCGTGATCGACAACAACAGCGGCGAAACCTGGCCGATCGCCGTGATCGGCGACGAGCAGGTGCAGACGCAGGCCGGCATCATCGGCGCGCGGCACTTCATGCGCCTGCCGCGGCGCGACGGCGACACGCGCCGCATCGACATGTGGCTCGCACCGTCGCTCGGCTGGCTGCCCGCGCGGCTCGTGCAGACCGAACCGAACGGCGCGCAGATCGAGCTGTTGTGGCATGGCCGGCTCGCGGCGCCGGGCGTACCGTCCGACGAAGCACCCGCAGGCGGCGCAACGCATGCGCCCGCCGGTGCGCCGACGCCCGACGCATCAACCGCTCCCGCCGCGGAACCGGCACAACCCGCGCCGCCGGCCACCGTGCAACCGCCGGCACAACCGGCTGCGCCGCCCGCGCCCTCGCCTGTCACATCGCCTGTCACATCGCCTGTCACATCGCCTGTCACATCGCCTGTCAGACAGTGA